Proteins co-encoded in one Arachis stenosperma cultivar V10309 chromosome 7, arast.V10309.gnm1.PFL2, whole genome shotgun sequence genomic window:
- the LOC130941619 gene encoding 60S ribosomal protein L10-like encodes MGRRPARCYRQIKNKPYPKSRFCRGVPDPKIRIYDVGMKKKGVDEFPFCVHLVSWEKENVSSEALEAARIACNKYMAKFAGKDAFHLRVRVHPFHVLRINKMLSCAGADRLQTGMRGAFGKPQGTCARVAIGQVLLSVRCKDSNSHHAQEALRRAKFKFPGRQKIIISRKWGFTKFSRADYLKFKQENRIVPDGVNAKLLGCHGPLANREPGRAFLQTSATA; translated from the exons ATGGGGAGGA GACCTGCGAGGTGTTATCGACAAATTAAAAACAAGCCATACCCCAAGTCACGGTTTTGCCGTGGTGTTCCTGATCCCAAGATCAGAATTTATGATGTAGGTATGAAGAAGAAGGGTGTGGATGAGTTCCCCTTCTGTGTCCACCTTGTTAGTTGGGAGAAGGAAAATGTTTCAAGTGAGGCACTGGAAGCTGCTAGGATTGCCTGCAACAAGTATATGGCTAAGTTTGCTGGAAAGGATGCTTTCCATTTGAGAGTGAGGGTTCATCCATTCCATGTTCTTAGGATCAACAAGATGCTTTCATGTGCTGGAGCCGATAGGCTTCAAACTGGAATGAGAGGTGCATTTGGAAAGCCCCAGGGAACATGTGCTAGGGTGGCCATTGGGCAGGTCCTTCTTTCTGTTCGTTGCAAGGACAGTAACAGTCATCACGCACAGGAGGCTCTCCGCCGTGCTAAGTTCAAGTTCCCTGGTCGCCAGAAGATTATTATTAGCAGGAAGTG GGGATTCACCAAGTTCAGCCGAGCTGACTATCTGAAGTTTAAGCAGGAAAATAGGATTGTGCCTGATGGTGTGAATGCAAAG CTTCTTGGGTGCCATGGACCATTGGCTAACCGTGAACCTGGAAGAGCATTTTTGCAAACCAGTGCTACTGCTTAG